A segment of the Vagococcus hydrophili genome:
ACAAAACCGTCCCTTGCATATATTGAATTATCCTTCAATAACCACAATTTTCTTAAATATTTTTGTATGTCCAAAAGTAGCAACGCCACCAATATAGTTGCAAAACCACTCTCCCCTTGTTTTTCAGATAACTCTTCAGAAGTGTTTATATCAGATATTTCACCTTCCAAATAAAAATAATTATTTACATAGATGTTCTCGATATCTCTATCATCATAAAAATCATACAGGTTATACTTCCCTAAAACCTCAGGAAATGGGGTCTCTAATACTGACTTATTTAAAAAATTTTTACTATTTGATAGATGTACATTACCTAGTCTCAAACCTTTGTCAACTTTTTTCTTTATTTTCAATCCAAATACTGGTGCAACAAACTTATACTTCAATTAACTCGCCTCTTTTTTTACAAAACTATACTACTTTTAATTTTGATCTATTAAACCTTCAAATGAAGTCTGTAATACTTTTAAAATTTCAATCAACTGTCTTATTTTTATATGCTGCTTACCACTTTCAATTTTAACAAGTGTTTCCCTTGTAATATCAACGTTCATCAATTGTAATTGTTTAACCAATTCAGTCTGCCCTATACCTTTTTCAAGGCGAATTCGTCTTATATTACTTCCAATTATATTATCATTATCTATAATTTTCTCTTCCCTCAAGATTAACACACTTTCTGGACTAAAATTAGTCCTTTTTTGTTAATCTTAGAGAATTAATGTGTTACAATGGGACTAATACTAGTCCACTTAAAGGAGAAGATTATGACTTATAATGGTATTAAAATTTTTGAAAAAAAAAGATACTCTAAAGTAGTTTTTTCAAAGATTATTATTTCTTTAATTGTTACTTTTTTACCTATATCAAATCCTTATAATTCAAAAATAGGAATTATATTTCTTACTTACTTAGCTACTTCTATTATTTACACTTGTTTTGCTATATCTAAAAACTACCTTATCACTATCATTCTAGTATTCCTTGTTCCACTAATTTTTGTTTATCTTGATAGCATTACAAAGCAAGGTTACATTTCAAGTAAAACATACATGTACACTAATGTATTTCTACTACTGTTACCTTTTTTATATGATTCTTACATTTTAATATCACTCACAATAATAAAAATAAGAGAGAAGAAGCTAAGATAGATTATTTTATCCTAGCTCTTTCCCTCTTATTTTATTTCCTATTCCTCGTAATCATCTAATATATCAACTAAATCAAACCAATCATCATCAGAAAAATGGTAATCAAGATTAAGCTTTTTTCGTCTCAAATTTTCATAGTATTTAAGTAATCGATTAGAAAATTCTGTTAGTCTCTCATCACTTAAATTCTTGATGAAATCATTATTTATGTAAATCCAAAGGTACTCTTCTATTTCTTCATCTTGATATTTAGATTCTCGAATCATTTCAGTTATAAAAACCAACGAATCATGTATATTCTGATAAACATCTTGTAGCAATACAAATTTAGGAACAGGCAGATGATTTTCCTCATATGCTTTTATTATTTTTACAACCTCATCCTCTGTTAAATCATTACTTGTAAAATGAAAAGCTACTTTTTCTAACCGATCATATTCCTTTTCCATCAATCCATAAATTTCATCCATTCTTCTCTCCAGATGTTCTACTTCTAAATCACTATAAAATTTTTCTGAATTTATTCTTCGAACTATGGAATTTATATTTTTCCCAATGTAGTTTACCTCTCTATATAACTTCCTATAAACAGACATATCTACATTCAACATAATATAAGAATTAGCGGAATCTATTAGAAATGCTGATATAGTAGCATATCCAAATAGTTTTGTTTTTTCCTTAATATATTCTTTGTCCTTAGGGGATAAAGATATCTGTAAATACGTCTTTTTTCTCTTAGTCATTTTCATTCTCCTTTCGAGTAAAACGACAAAAATATTGCTTTAAATTTCATCTGAAATTTGAACTATATTTCAACGGTTTTAGGTGTAACCTAACAAGAAAAAAATCTCTGATTTTTGGGTTTGTCATGACAAACCCGTTGCTTGCCTTTTTAATAAAGCAGGAACAGTGTCATTCTCTATTTTTTATTTTTGGGATAAAACAGAGATAAAAAACACTATTCCTGTTTTCTATAATTTTTACATTTTTAATTCTGGAAAAAATTCAAATTTCTTTCGTTATAAATAGTTTTGACGAGCGATTTCCAATACTCGGTAAAAGATTTATTTAGATAAGCAAACATATTTACTTTTTCTCTGGATTTTACTTTTTTTACTAATTCCTCTAAAACTCTTTCAAGCATTTGATGGGTTAATGATTCATATTCAGACTCCCTAATCATTACACCTGTTTTCCTCTCTACTGACGATTTGCTTTGAGAAAGAATTTTGAAGATTTGTGATTGCTCTTCTTCTGAAAAGTTATCAACTCTATCCATAATAATTTCCTTAGATTTTGGATCTAAGAAACTAGCAGTCATTGTTTTTTGAAGCTCACTTCTTTTAATCTTACCTGACCTCAACTCATCTACACTACCCTTTTCTAAACTTTCCTGACCTTGACTTTTCTGACCTGACCTCACCTGTGTCTCCAGTTGGTTGTCAGTTGGTATACCAAAAATTTTCTTATAAACTTCTGGCTTCAGCTCCTCTTGTTGTATAGATTTATTAAATTGCTCTAAACTTATTTTTTTTAACTTAGAAATACTATCAGGATATTTATTCAATAGTGTATTTCTATGAATTGATGGCTTATATCTATCAGCTCTTAGTTGTTGATTTATTAACCAATGAGGTAAAAATGCTAACCAATCATCATTTAAAAATACAATAAATTCTTTTTGACATAGAACTTTAACATCATCTTCAGGTGTATTTAACATTTGAGAATATGCATAGGCTTCTACAATTCCATCATCATCAGCATTAACATTCAAATAAAAATATAATAATTTTGCAGAATCAGACATCTTCATAAAACTAGCATTGTTAACAAATTGTTTGGACATCATTCTTCTTTCTGCCACTAACTTCTCCATTCCAAAGTATTAACATCATTGAAATAATAATAAAAAAATGCTATATTCCAATTGTAAATACTTTTGTATTTATTTTTTGTAAATATGAGTACTGTTTCTGCCACCAAGCTAAGAACAGTGCTCTATTTTTGTTTAGACAATAAAAATTTAGATACTTCTTTT
Coding sequences within it:
- a CDS encoding DNA replication protein DnaD, with translation MAERRMMSKQFVNNASFMKMSDSAKLLYFYLNVNADDDGIVEAYAYSQMLNTPEDDVKVLCQKEFIVFLNDDWLAFLPHWLINQQLRADRYKPSIHRNTLLNKYPDSISKLKKISLEQFNKSIQQEELKPEVYKKIFGIPTDNQLETQVRSGQKSQGQESLEKGSVDELRSGKIKRSELQKTMTASFLDPKSKEIIMDRVDNFSEEEQSQIFKILSQSKSSVERKTGVMIRESEYESLTHQMLERVLEELVKKVKSREKVNMFAYLNKSFTEYWKSLVKTIYNERNLNFFQN
- a CDS encoding helix-turn-helix domain-containing protein, which codes for MLILREEKIIDNDNIIGSNIRRIRLEKGIGQTELVKQLQLMNVDITRETLVKIESGKQHIKIRQLIEILKVLQTSFEGLIDQN